The Syntrophorhabdus sp. genomic sequence TATTTCGACATAGACACACTGGAATCGGCCCATGGTCGTGGAGCCGCGGTCGCCACGGGTATCAAGAGGGTCCGGCCCGATAACCTCGTCTTTTCCTACCAGGGGGATGGCGACCTCGCGGCCATCGGCACGGCGGAAGGGTTCCACGCGGCAAACCGGGGCGAGCCGATATCGGTTATTTTTGTGAACAATGGTGTTTACGGTATGACGGGGGGCCAAATGGCTCCGACGACCCTCACGGAGCAGGTGACGACGACAACGCCCAACGGGAGGAACCCCGTTCTTGCGGGGCACCCGGTGAGGATCTGCGAGGTCTTCTCCATGCTTGACGGGACCGCTTACCTTGAGAGGGTCACCGTCAATAAACCCGCGGCCGTCATCAGGGCAAAGAAGGCCATCAGGAAGGCGTTCCAATGCCAGCTTGACGGAAAGGGGTTCTCTCTCGTCGAGATCCTTTCCCCCTGTCCGACGAACTGGAAGATGGGGCCCATCGAGGCGTGCCGCTGGATAGACGAGGTGATGACGAAGCAGTTCCCCCTGGGAGTAGTAAAAGAGGTCTCATGACGACAAAGACGATATTTTCGGGCTTCGGCGGGCAGGGTGTTCTCTCCATGGGGTTTACCCTCGCGAATGCCGCGATGCTGGAGGGCAGGTATGTGACCTACCTTCCGTCCTATGGCGTGGAGGTGCGCGGCGGCACCGCGAATTGCACCGTGGTGGTCTCCGACGAGGAGATCGCTTCGCCTGTGGCCTCGGAGCCGGAATTCGTCGTTGCCATGAACCAGCCCTCCTTCAACCGCTTCCAGAACATCCTCCAAGCGGGGGGTCTCATGTGTGTCAACGCCTCTCTCGTGAATGCCTCATCGGTGCGGAGCGACATAGAGGTCCTTTCCATCCCCACGAGCGAGCTCGCGGAGAAACTGGGAACGATAAAAGTTGCCAACATGATCATGCTCGGGGTGTTGATCAGGGCGAGCAACATCATATCCTTCGATGCCATGATCAAGAATCTCGCGGAGCTTCTCGGCGAAGGGAAGTCAAAACTGATCAAGCTGAACAGGGAAGCCCTCGAAACGGGCTTCAATTACGTCAAGGAGCAATGACAATGGTGATCACGCAGCTGTCCGTCAGTCTCGAGAATGTGCCCGGCGCGCTCTCGCACGTGAGCGAGCTCCTCGGTCGCGAAGGCGTGAACATCCGCGCCATCTCCGTGGCCGATACATCGGATATCAGCACCGTCCGTTTCGTCGTCGACGACCCCGAGAAGGCAAAGAACATTCTCAAGGGCAACGGTTTCAACCCGCGCGAGACAGGCGTCCTTGCCGTCGAGACCCCGGACCACCCGGGGGGTCTCCTGGCCGTGCTCAAGCCTCTCAATGCCGCCGGAATAAACGTCCACTATCTCTATCCCCACCTGGGAAGGGTGTCAGGCAACGCCATCGTCATCCTGGGTGTGGACAGGACCGAAGAGGCCCAGAAGGTGCTGGCCCAGAACTGGGTCAAGACACTGGGCAAAGAAGTGTATAGCATATAGAGAAGTCTCAGGTCGCAGGTTTCAGGTTTCAGGTCGCAGGTCGCAGGTC encodes the following:
- a CDS encoding 2-oxoacid:ferredoxin oxidoreductase subunit gamma, giving the protein MTTKTIFSGFGGQGVLSMGFTLANAAMLEGRYVTYLPSYGVEVRGGTANCTVVVSDEEIASPVASEPEFVVAMNQPSFNRFQNILQAGGLMCVNASLVNASSVRSDIEVLSIPTSELAEKLGTIKVANMIMLGVLIRASNIISFDAMIKNLAELLGEGKSKLIKLNREALETGFNYVKEQ
- a CDS encoding 2-oxoglutarate oxidoreductase — encoded protein: MKKVYTRPKTMKQAHFHYCPGCGHGIINRLLMEVVDEMGLKESAICVAPAGCGMLVYNYFDIDTLESAHGRGAAVATGIKRVRPDNLVFSYQGDGDLAAIGTAEGFHAANRGEPISVIFVNNGVYGMTGGQMAPTTLTEQVTTTTPNGRNPVLAGHPVRICEVFSMLDGTAYLERVTVNKPAAVIRAKKAIRKAFQCQLDGKGFSLVEILSPCPTNWKMGPIEACRWIDEVMTKQFPLGVVKEVS
- a CDS encoding ACT domain-containing protein, producing MVITQLSVSLENVPGALSHVSELLGREGVNIRAISVADTSDISTVRFVVDDPEKAKNILKGNGFNPRETGVLAVETPDHPGGLLAVLKPLNAAGINVHYLYPHLGRVSGNAIVILGVDRTEEAQKVLAQNWVKTLGKEVYSI